The Enterococcus sp. 7F3_DIV0205 genome has a window encoding:
- a CDS encoding DUF916 and DUF3324 domain-containing protein, translated as MKKNFLTWLAIILYIGMNSIFLSTTGLAAEDDGSGFTYKVIQPENQHNKEVGYFDLRMTPGQEQTVTIKMNNSSSEEITVEVALNSAKTNTNGVIEYGPSKLEKDKSLKYDFANLVKGEKTVKIPANQSIDYQINIKMPDSQYDGVISGGIYMIQKGQTESQEAMIKNEYGYLVGMILTETDTAIKPELKLNTVFAEQQNYRNAVFINYSNTKPVYIDDMTVDVQIMKKGSDEVLYDTKQNKMRMAPNSQINFPILMNGEKMVAGDYRAHILVTTENNGKWDWEQEFKITDEEADKFNQEDVSLLQESRINWITIIFIVLGVLGITVIIFFAVRFFRKKNKKKARKKKKSSIKKR; from the coding sequence ATGAAAAAAAATTTCTTAACGTGGCTAGCAATTATTCTATACATAGGGATGAACAGTATCTTTCTATCCACAACAGGATTAGCTGCAGAAGATGACGGCAGTGGTTTCACGTACAAAGTCATTCAGCCTGAAAATCAACATAATAAAGAAGTCGGCTATTTTGACTTACGAATGACACCAGGTCAGGAGCAAACGGTCACGATCAAAATGAATAATAGCTCCTCCGAAGAAATCACCGTAGAAGTTGCACTAAATAGCGCTAAAACCAATACAAATGGTGTCATAGAATACGGCCCTTCAAAGCTAGAAAAAGATAAATCATTAAAATATGATTTTGCCAATCTAGTAAAGGGCGAAAAAACAGTTAAAATTCCAGCAAACCAAAGTATTGATTACCAAATAAACATAAAAATGCCGGATTCCCAATACGATGGGGTTATTTCTGGCGGAATCTATATGATTCAAAAAGGGCAAACTGAAAGCCAAGAAGCCATGATCAAAAATGAATATGGCTATTTAGTCGGCATGATTTTAACGGAAACTGATACGGCAATAAAACCAGAACTTAAACTTAATACAGTATTCGCTGAACAGCAGAATTATCGAAATGCAGTTTTTATCAATTATTCAAATACAAAACCTGTCTACATCGATGATATGACAGTCGATGTTCAAATCATGAAAAAGGGTTCAGACGAAGTTTTATATGATACCAAGCAAAATAAAATGAGAATGGCCCCTAACTCACAAATCAATTTTCCGATTTTGATGAATGGCGAAAAAATGGTTGCAGGCGATTATCGTGCGCATATTTTAGTCACGACTGAAAACAATGGAAAGTGGGACTGGGAACAAGAATTTAAAATCACCGATGAAGAAGCCGATAAATTTAACCAAGAAGATGTCAGTCTACTGCAAGAGAGTCGTATAAATTGGATTACAATCATTTTTATTGTGTTAGGTGTATTAGGAATCACGGTCATTATATTTTTTGCAGTTCGCTTTTTTAGAAAAAAGAACAAGAAAAAAGCTAGAAAGAAAAAGAAGTCAAGTATTAAAAAAAGATAA
- a CDS encoding WxL domain-containing protein — translation MKRKRFSGFLLLLALFASPVSVKADATDYSGEGTIEFNGKHPIQVMDPEHPEKPADPGESPNTDRLLRFDFVPQINFWEAAISDQDQTYYGNAQLFKDDTGARGNFIQVSDFRNDSPGWTLQLKQETQFQNHLAKSKELKGAVLSFDQSWANSMNDPKTAPTVSKEVIRLLNIGEVYNLAEAKPNMGEGTWSIIFGASVNNDKKRADTLKPKLDEKNNPITDPTFNNQPIYENQAISLFVPGKAAKEPGNYQTVLTWILSELP, via the coding sequence ATGAAGAGAAAACGATTCAGCGGCTTTCTACTGTTACTGGCTCTATTTGCAAGTCCAGTATCTGTCAAAGCAGATGCAACTGATTATTCAGGCGAGGGAACGATTGAATTTAATGGAAAACATCCAATACAAGTGATGGACCCTGAACACCCAGAAAAGCCAGCTGATCCTGGGGAAAGCCCTAATACAGATCGTCTATTACGATTTGATTTTGTTCCTCAAATCAATTTTTGGGAAGCAGCGATTTCTGATCAAGATCAAACGTATTATGGAAATGCACAGTTATTTAAAGACGACACGGGAGCGAGAGGGAATTTTATTCAAGTATCTGATTTTAGAAACGACAGTCCAGGCTGGACATTACAGCTAAAGCAAGAGACTCAGTTTCAAAATCACTTAGCTAAAAGTAAAGAGTTAAAGGGAGCTGTTTTGTCGTTTGACCAATCATGGGCAAATTCAATGAATGATCCTAAAACGGCTCCAACAGTTTCTAAAGAAGTTATTCGACTGTTGAATATAGGAGAAGTCTATAACTTAGCTGAAGCCAAACCAAATATGGGTGAGGGAACATGGTCGATCATCTTTGGCGCATCTGTGAACAATGATAAAAAACGAGCAGATACATTGAAGCCAAAATTGGATGAAAAAAACAATCCAATCACAGATCCAACGTTCAATAATCAACCAATCTATGAAAACCAAGCGATTTCTTTATTTGTACCTGGTAAAGCAGCAAAAGAACCAGGCAACTACCAAACGGTGTTAACTTGGATTTTATCCGAGCTACCATAA
- a CDS encoding lectin-like domain-containing protein, with protein sequence MLNKVKKLIFTAIVFTLVCIPLKAEALGYVDAPQSVPLDQIFVTPKGANSYVEGNNVVITDKKVSQIGSIFSTEQNKMDLSKDFYSEMYIYIDGDADGIAYVMHNDPDKIANFSGLVGSGLSIYGDKVVYGSPNKVGGKQLKNSFAIEFDTYFNGDSYDSGLNKNSDKGHIAYSFPDKLSSYKYKSPSTSITGINHSGLQYPTFKLGDGQWRLLKIQWTAWNASNVGNLTYTFGDLASVSVPISRDTFGTDSVYWGFTGSTGALSEKAVVAFKSVPGLVNYTENVEFMNTEGKKIQSITQDSEVTVHYSGQYTGGKQNMIQPTFKFALSPNQVYQQGTLLLNGVPATPTYINNELAIPLSKDLSATNPIVDIQFKVKDTKVTNDTKLTLTAQAVAKNIISGKDASYDITYDFEAPIGFGKLTFIDAGDSKAISDASDYSTFLLHYEDDFSPKDKIKITLKAGQDIESVVKTVGPSSFQVTLTDEKGNARDVKIPIFVQNQEVAKSSQYIIFGKDFDVAAKDYPKTEEDLLGLIREKAELKLWQYNELSADLIDKSQLNLSIGTLPKPPELAGAGVYEVTASYGSGNTKVDKKIKVTIIQSFATVKIAFVDENNQPIVDDLSFEATISERIDLSQNAQVIEKLKAVKALNYVLDTPPLDEKNLLIVPEGVTRKYTFKGTLFIESAPNAIDFGDQKVSGKNKKFNDPNYDQHLVIWDNRSTLGTWKITLKQSQDFSIPGDPSHRLPNALSYQTTTGEKVISTDAQEVFRSKHQTTGKYDISEETWGPEKQGLRLNVPVGSVKQVGKYETTLTWQIEEAY encoded by the coding sequence ATGTTAAACAAAGTAAAAAAACTTATTTTTACAGCGATAGTTTTTACTCTAGTGTGCATTCCTTTAAAAGCCGAGGCATTAGGTTATGTTGATGCCCCTCAAAGTGTTCCCTTGGACCAGATTTTTGTGACACCCAAAGGAGCAAACAGCTATGTTGAAGGAAATAATGTCGTAATCACGGATAAAAAAGTGAGTCAAATTGGGAGTATTTTTTCTACAGAGCAAAATAAAATGGATCTATCAAAAGACTTTTACTCTGAAATGTATATATACATTGATGGCGATGCGGACGGTATTGCTTATGTGATGCATAATGATCCTGATAAAATTGCTAATTTTTCTGGATTAGTCGGATCTGGATTGTCGATTTATGGTGATAAAGTTGTTTATGGTTCACCTAACAAAGTCGGAGGCAAGCAATTAAAAAATAGTTTTGCAATCGAATTTGATACGTATTTCAACGGTGATAGTTATGACTCTGGCTTAAATAAAAACTCAGATAAAGGGCATATTGCGTATTCTTTTCCAGACAAACTTTCTTCTTATAAGTACAAAAGTCCGTCTACTTCAATTACTGGAATTAATCATTCAGGTCTGCAATATCCGACATTTAAGCTTGGAGACGGGCAATGGCGTTTGTTAAAGATTCAATGGACTGCTTGGAATGCAAGCAATGTTGGGAATTTAACGTATACATTTGGTGATTTAGCTTCAGTTTCAGTACCTATTTCCAGAGATACGTTTGGCACAGATAGCGTTTATTGGGGATTTACTGGTTCAACGGGTGCCTTGTCTGAAAAAGCTGTGGTTGCATTTAAATCAGTACCTGGATTGGTAAATTACACCGAAAATGTTGAGTTTATGAATACTGAAGGAAAAAAAATTCAAAGTATCACACAAGATTCTGAGGTGACAGTACACTATTCAGGGCAATATACAGGCGGTAAACAAAACATGATTCAACCAACATTCAAGTTTGCTTTGTCACCAAATCAAGTATACCAACAAGGCACACTTCTTTTAAATGGTGTTCCTGCAACCCCGACGTATATCAATAATGAGCTAGCAATTCCGTTATCCAAAGATTTATCAGCAACGAATCCGATCGTCGATATTCAGTTTAAAGTGAAAGATACTAAAGTGACTAATGATACAAAGTTGACACTAACAGCACAGGCGGTTGCTAAAAATATTATCTCAGGGAAAGATGCTTCATATGATATAACGTACGACTTTGAGGCTCCAATTGGATTCGGTAAATTAACGTTTATTGATGCGGGAGATTCCAAAGCAATATCAGACGCTTCTGACTATAGTACTTTTCTATTGCACTATGAAGATGATTTTTCACCCAAAGATAAAATAAAAATCACGTTAAAAGCGGGGCAGGATATTGAAAGTGTTGTTAAGACAGTTGGTCCTAGCAGTTTTCAAGTTACTCTTACTGATGAAAAAGGCAATGCGCGTGATGTGAAGATCCCGATTTTTGTTCAAAATCAAGAAGTAGCCAAAAGTAGTCAATACATTATATTTGGTAAGGACTTCGACGTTGCTGCAAAAGACTATCCTAAAACAGAGGAAGACCTGCTGGGACTAATTCGGGAAAAAGCAGAGTTAAAACTATGGCAGTATAACGAACTATCCGCTGATTTAATCGATAAAAGTCAATTGAACTTGTCGATAGGGACGTTACCGAAACCACCTGAACTCGCAGGTGCAGGGGTGTATGAAGTGACTGCTTCCTATGGCAGTGGGAACACTAAAGTAGATAAAAAGATCAAGGTTACGATTATCCAAAGCTTTGCTACGGTAAAAATCGCCTTTGTGGATGAAAATAACCAACCGATCGTGGATGATTTATCTTTTGAAGCAACGATTTCGGAGCGGATCGATCTAAGTCAAAATGCTCAAGTCATCGAAAAACTTAAAGCAGTCAAAGCATTGAACTATGTATTAGACACGCCACCATTAGATGAAAAAAATCTCTTGATCGTTCCAGAAGGCGTGACTCGTAAATATACATTTAAAGGAACCTTGTTTATTGAATCCGCACCGAATGCGATTGATTTCGGTGACCAAAAAGTGAGTGGGAAAAATAAAAAATTCAACGACCCAAATTATGATCAACATTTAGTTATTTGGGACAATCGCTCAACATTGGGCACATGGAAAATCACGTTGAAACAGTCACAAGATTTTAGTATTCCAGGGGACCCGTCACATCGACTACCAAACGCCCTAAGCTACCAGACAACGACGGGCGAGAAAGTAATTTCTACCGATGCTCAAGAAGTCTTTCGTTCAAAACACCAGACCACTGGAAAATATGATATTAGTGAAGAAACTTGGGGACCTGAAAAACAAGGACTACGTTTGAATGTTCCAGTCGGTTCTGTTAAACAAGTAGGAAAATATGAAACGACACTGACTTGGCAAATAGAAGAAGCCTATTAA
- a CDS encoding WxL domain-containing protein gives MKLTHKLCAATLLAVLGAAVALPNAVQAAEDPLNWSGKGTINFSEDDGEDKPVDPTDPTKPVDPENPITEPPVNPAKGPLKVIALTDLNFGDNKVTPASGNGWEYTAKAAEVVYKDGTKVISPNFVQFKDTRADNQPNKHTLTAKATKFTNTEKQELKSAQLKFGNVKLINAADQNQVNAAGVPATQVVETDGTTPTTFVTQDAADKGFGQFILQFGDKADSTEADSVKLWVPSAGNKLSTSSGYSSTITWTIADAR, from the coding sequence ATGAAATTAACACACAAATTATGCGCAGCAACACTATTAGCAGTATTAGGAGCAGCAGTTGCATTACCAAATGCTGTACAGGCAGCAGAGGATCCATTAAATTGGAGCGGAAAAGGAACAATCAACTTTAGTGAAGATGACGGAGAAGACAAGCCAGTTGATCCAACAGACCCAACAAAACCGGTCGATCCTGAAAATCCAATCACAGAACCACCAGTCAATCCAGCTAAAGGACCGTTAAAAGTTATTGCGCTTACTGATTTGAATTTTGGCGACAATAAAGTAACACCAGCTTCTGGTAATGGGTGGGAATATACAGCGAAAGCTGCTGAAGTTGTCTATAAAGATGGTACAAAAGTAATTAGTCCAAACTTTGTACAATTCAAAGATACACGTGCAGATAACCAACCAAACAAACACACATTAACAGCAAAAGCGACAAAATTTACCAATACAGAAAAACAAGAATTAAAATCAGCGCAATTAAAATTTGGTAATGTGAAACTGATCAATGCAGCAGATCAAAATCAAGTGAACGCGGCTGGCGTTCCTGCAACGCAAGTTGTTGAAACAGATGGCACAACACCAACAACTTTTGTAACACAAGATGCAGCAGACAAAGGATTCGGTCAATTTATCCTACAATTTGGAGATAAGGCTGATAGTACTGAAGCGGATTCTGTAAAATTATGGGTTCCTTCAGCAGGCAATAAATTGTCAACAAGCAGCGGCTATTCTTCAACAATTACTTGGACGATCGCTGACGCAAGATAA
- a CDS encoding LPXTG cell wall anchor domain-containing protein, with translation MKKHRIIRFILTPLIFLAVSFGTINEGWAAEEGGQVQTNAGIVFQKTDPSTPQTSDSTHNEPSNKEKKPTGRLPNTGDLIKISLLFTGVTLSLLALFLFFWKKRRTLKGERD, from the coding sequence ATGAAAAAGCATCGAATTATTCGTTTTATTCTAACTCCTTTGATTTTTCTAGCCGTGTCTTTCGGTACAATCAACGAGGGCTGGGCAGCTGAAGAAGGTGGACAGGTACAAACAAATGCTGGGATTGTTTTTCAAAAAACGGATCCTTCAACACCGCAGACAAGTGATTCCACGCATAATGAACCGTCAAACAAAGAGAAAAAACCGACGGGTCGATTGCCAAATACAGGAGATTTAATAAAAATCAGTTTACTTTTCACGGGAGTTACGCTAAGTCTACTAGCACTGTTTCTTTTCTTTTGGAAGAAGAGAAGAACACTGAAAGGGGAGCGTGATTGA